The Geotalea uraniireducens Rf4 genome window below encodes:
- a CDS encoding disulfide isomerase DsbC N-terminal domain-containing protein, translating to MSLFSKWLKVLIFGVMIMALLAACSGGTPKKEEVTASIKKILPVNFEVLEINKLKDIPGLCEVVVKVDKQPVVFYIDNKAKYVVSGSIVAVDTKQNLTLETQKKFAQK from the coding sequence ATGAGTTTATTCTCAAAATGGTTAAAAGTTTTAATCTTTGGTGTTATGATTATGGCACTTCTTGCAGCGTGTAGCGGCGGGACTCCAAAAAAGGAAGAAGTAACTGCATCGATAAAAAAAATCTTGCCGGTAAATTTCGAAGTTCTTGAGATAAATAAGCTAAAGGATATTCCGGGACTTTGCGAGGTTGTGGTTAAAGTGGATAAACAACCGGTTGTTTTTTATATTGATAATAAGGCGAAGTACGTAGTTTCCGGCAGCATAGTCGCTGTCGACACAAAACAGAATTTGACGTTGGAAACCCAAAAGAAGTTTGCACAGAAATAG
- the aroC gene encoding chorismate synthase, whose protein sequence is MFRYLTAGESHGPQLTAIIEGIPAGLSLSEEQINIDLARRQCGYGRGGRMLIEKDQVEILSGVRWGKTIGSPITLCVRNRDWENWHEKMSPHERFHDDKIRVTRSRPGHADLPGAMKYNHHDVRNILERSSARETAVRVAVGAVAKALLSQFEIEVCGFVAELGGIKAIRPSLPLAALKDMAAKSELFTYDKSVEEEMKRLIDTVRDEGDTVGGVIEVNAVGVPPGLGSHVQWDRKLDARLAMAVLSIQAFKGVEIGIGFQAAASTGSKVHDEIFYDSARIAHGEQSGFYRKSNNAGGIEGGISNGEEIVVRAAMKPIPTLYKPLRSVDIVSKEPYEATVERSDVCAVPAASVVAEAVVAIELADAFMVKFGGDSITEIKRNYQSYLDYLRAF, encoded by the coding sequence ATGTTTCGTTACCTAACCGCCGGAGAATCCCACGGACCACAATTGACGGCCATTATCGAAGGGATACCTGCCGGACTATCTTTGTCCGAAGAACAGATCAACATCGACCTTGCACGTCGTCAGTGCGGTTACGGCCGCGGCGGCAGAATGCTCATCGAGAAGGACCAGGTGGAGATCCTTTCGGGGGTCCGCTGGGGCAAGACTATCGGCTCCCCCATTACCCTTTGTGTCAGGAACCGTGACTGGGAAAACTGGCATGAGAAGATGTCGCCCCATGAGCGGTTTCATGACGATAAGATTCGCGTAACCCGATCCCGTCCCGGTCATGCCGATCTGCCGGGGGCGATGAAATATAACCACCATGATGTGAGAAACATCCTGGAGCGTTCCAGCGCCCGTGAAACCGCAGTCCGTGTCGCCGTCGGTGCTGTCGCCAAGGCCCTCCTTAGCCAGTTTGAGATCGAGGTATGCGGTTTTGTTGCCGAATTGGGGGGGATCAAGGCAATTCGCCCCTCACTCCCCCTTGCAGCACTCAAAGATATGGCGGCAAAATCGGAACTCTTCACTTATGACAAGTCTGTTGAGGAGGAGATGAAAAGGCTGATTGATACCGTTCGCGATGAAGGCGATACTGTCGGTGGTGTAATCGAGGTGAATGCAGTCGGTGTTCCTCCTGGGTTGGGAAGTCATGTGCAGTGGGATAGGAAGCTGGATGCACGTCTGGCAATGGCTGTTCTGAGTATCCAGGCCTTCAAGGGGGTGGAGATCGGCATAGGTTTTCAGGCTGCGGCAAGTACTGGCTCCAAGGTCCATGATGAAATCTTCTACGACTCTGCTCGCATTGCCCATGGAGAGCAAAGCGGCTTTTATCGGAAGTCGAACAATGCCGGCGGCATCGAGGGGGGGATCAGTAATGGTGAGGAGATAGTCGTCAGGGCGGCCATGAAGCCGATTCCGACCCTGTACAAGCCGCTCCGTTCCGTGGATATCGTCTCCAAGGAGCCATATGAGGCTACCGTTGAGAGATCGGATGTCTGCGCCGTCCCTGCTGCATCTGTTGTTGCCGAGGCTGTGGTAGCCATTGAACTGGCCGATGCCTTTATGGTAAAGTTCGGCGGCGATTCCATTACGGAGATCAAGCGCAACTATCAGAGTTACCTCGACTATTTGAGAGCTTTTTAG